GAGGGCCAGGATGTTCTGGACCGTCTCCTTGCCCAGGTAGTGGTCGATCCGGTAGACGTCGTCGGGGTTGAACACGTCGTCGACCAGCGCGTTCAGCGCGACCGCGGTCTGCAGGTCGTTGCCGAACGGCTTCTCCACCACCACCCGGCGCCAGCCGCCGGCCTTGGCGTTGTCGGCCAGGCCGGTGCGGTTGAGCTGGTTGAGCACCAGCGGGAAGGCGACCGGCGGGATGGAGAAGTAGAACGCGGTGTTGCCGACGATCCCGTTGCGCTCCCGGAGCTCGTCCAGGGTCTCGGCGAGTTTGTCGAAGTCGGCGTCGTTGTCGAACGAGCCGGGCACGAACTGGAACTGGCTCGACAGCCGCTGCCAGACGTCCTCCCGCCACGGGGTGCGGGCGCCCTTCTTGGCGGCGGCGTACGCGAGCGACTCGAAGTCGCCGTCGCCCCAGTCCGCGCGGGCGAAGCCGACCACCACGAAACCGGGGGGCAGCAGGCCGCGGTTGGCCAGGTCGTACACGGCCGGGATGAGCTTCTTTCGGGACAGGTCACCGGTGACCCCGAAGATCACCAGAGCACAGGGCTCCGGAATCCGCGGGAGCCGTCGGTCCTGTGCGGTGCGCAGCGGATTACCCACGTTGCCATCCTGCCAGTTTTTCGCGAATGGAGCGGCCTGTCGCGGAGTGTTCCGCGACAGGCCGCAGGGTGTTCGTCAGACGCTCGAGCCGGCCTTCAGCGACTTGTCGACGTGCTCCAGCAGCTCTTTCCAGCTGGCGTCGAACTTCTCCACGCCCTCTTCCTCGAGGACCTTGACGACGTCGTCGAAGTCGATGCCCACCGCCGCCAGGTCGGCGAAGACCTTCTTGGCGTCGGCGTAGTTGTCGGTGATGGAGTTGGGCTTGACGGTGCCGTGGTCGGCGAACGCCACGATCACCGACTCCGGCATGGTGTTCACCGTGCCGGGCGCGATCAGCTCCTCGACGTAGATGGTGTCCGGGAAATCGGGGTTCTTGGTGGAGGTGGACGCCCACAGCGGCCGCTGCGGGTGCGCACCGGCCTCCTTGAGCGCCGTCCACCGCTCGGTCCCGAAGACCTCCTCATAAGCCTCGTACGCCAGGCGGGCGTTGGCGATCGCCGCCTTGCCCTTGAGCGCCTTGGCCTCGTCACTGCCGATCTTGTCGAGGCGCTTGTCCACCTCGCTGTCCACCCGGGAGACGAAGAACGACGCCACCGAGCCGATCTTGGACAGGTCGTGGCCGTTCGCCTTCGCCTGCTCCAGGCCGGCCAGGAACGCGTCCATGACCGCCCGGTAGCGCTCCAGCGAGAAGATCAGCGTGACGTTGACGCTGATGCCGGCGCCGAGCACCGCGGTGATCGCGGGCAGGCCGGCCAGCGTCGCCGGGATCTTGATGAACACGTTCGGCCGGTCGACGAGCCACCACAGCGTTTTCGCCTCGGCGATCGTCGACGCGGTCTCGTGCGCCTTGCGCGGGTCCACCTCGATCGAGACCCGGCCGTCCACGCCGCTGGAGGCGTCGTACGCCGGGCGCAGCACGTCGGCCGCCGCCCGCACGTCGGCGGCGGTCATCAGCCGGACCGCCTCCTCCACCGTCACGCGCTGCGCGGCCAGGTCCTTGACCTGCTCGTCGTAGGCGTCCGCGTCGGACAGCGCCTTCTGGAAGATGCTCGGGTTCGTGGTGACCCCGACCATGTGCTGCTCGCGGCGCATCTTGTCGAGCGAGCCGCTGGTCAGGCGGACCCGGGAGAGATCGTCGAGCCACACCGCCACGCCCTGGGCGGAGAGCTCTGCCAGCCTGTCGGTCATTACCTTCAACTCCCTCAGTTGCCGGTCGTGTGACCGGTGATCTCGCCGACCCGGGCCAGCGAGGCGTTGGCCTTGGCGACGACGTTGTCAGCGGTGAAGCCGAACTGCTCGAAGAGGATCTTGGCGGGCGCGCTGGCGCCGTAGTGCTCGATGCTGACGGCCTCGCCGGAGTCGCCGAGAATCCGGTCCCAGCTCATCCGGATACCCGCTTCGACGGTGACCCGAGCCTTCACCCCGTTCGGAATGACCTCCTGCTGGTAGGCCACCGGCTGCTGGAAGAACCACTCCTGGCAGGGCATCGAGACGACGCGGGTCGGGGTGCCCTGTGCCTCCAGGCGCTCCTGCGCGGTGAGCGCGATCGCCACCTCGGAGCCGCTGGCGATCAGGATCACCTTGGGGGCGCTGTTCGACGCCTCGGAGAGGATGTAGCCGCCCTTGAGGGTGCCCTCGGCCGACGCGTACTTGGTGCGGTCGACGACCGGCAGGTTCTGCCGGGACAGCGCGAGCGCGGTGGGGCGGTCGGTGTGCTCCAGGGCGCCGCGCCACGCGTACGCGGTCTCGTTGGCGTCGGCCGGGCGGACCACGTCGAGGCCGACGATGGCGCGCAGCGCGGTCAGCGTCTCGATCGGCTGGTGCGTCGGGCCGTCCTCGCCCAGGCCGATCGAGTCGTGCGTCCACACGAAGGTGACCGGCAGCTTCATCAGCGCGGAGAGCCGGACGGCGCCGCGCATGTAGTCGCTGAAGACCAGGAAGGTGCCGCCGTACGGCCGGGTGCCGCCGTGCACCGCGATGCCGTTGAGGATCGAGCCCATGCCGTGCTCACGGATGCCGAAGTGCAGCGTGCGGCCGTACTCGTGACCGGGGAACTCCTTGGTCGCGTACTCCGCCGGGATGAAGGAGGGCTCGCCCTTCATCGTGGTGTTGTTGCTCTCCGCCAGGTCGGCCGAGCCGCCCCAGAGCTCGGGGAGCACCGGCGCCAGCGCCTCCAGGATCTTGCCGGACGCGGCGCGGGTGGCCAGGCCCTTCTCGTCGGCCGGGAACTCGGGCAGCGCGTTGTGCCAGCCCTCCGGCAGGCTGCGGGTGCTCAGCCGGTCGAAGAGCGCCTTGCCCTCGGCGTTGCCGGCCGCCCAGGCGTCGAACGCCTGCTGCCACTCGGCGTGCGCCGCCTTGCCGCGCTCGATCGCCTGCTGCGCGTGCTTGACGACCTCGTCGTCGATCGCGAACGGCTCGTCGGCGAAGCCGAGCAGCGCCTTGGTGGCGGTGATCTCGTCCTTGCCCAGCGCCGAGCCGTGGATCTTGCCAGTGTTCTGCTTCTTCGGGGCCGGCCAGCCGATGATCGTCTTGAGGACGATGAAGGACGGCTTGTCGGTCACCGCCTTGGCGGCCTGGATCGCGTTCCAGAGCGCCTCGACGTCCTCGACGTAGGGCTCCGAGCCGGACCAGTCGACCGTCTGGACGTGCCAGCCGTACGCCTCGTAGCGCGCGCCGACGTCCTCGGACTTGGCGATCCGGGTGTCGTCCTCGATGGAGATCTGGTTGTCGTCGTAGATCACCGTGAGGTTGCCCAGCTTCTGCACCGAGGCGATCGCGCTGGACTCGTGGCTGACGCCCTCCTCGATGTCGCCGTCCGAGGCGATCGCGTAGACGTGGTGGTCGAACGGCGACTGACCGGGGGCGGCGTCCGGGTCGAACAGACCGCGCTCGCGGCGGGCGGCCATGGCCATGCCGATCGCGTTGCCGATGCCCTGGCCGAGCGGCCCGGTGGTGATCTCCACACCGGGGGTGTGCCCGTACTCCGGGTGACCCGGGGTCAGCGAGTCCCACTGCCGCAGCGACTTCAGGTCGTCCAGCGACAGGCTGTAGCCACTGAGGAAGAGCTGAATGTAGAGGGTGAGGCTGGAGTGACCGCAGGACAGCACGAACCGGTCGCGGCCCGCCCAGTGCGGGTCGGTCGGGTCGTGCCGCAAGACACGGTTGAACAGCAGGTAGGCGGCCGGAGCCAGGCTCATGGCCGTGCCGGGGTGGCCGTTGCCGGCCTTCTCGACGGCATCCATGGCCAGCACCCGCACTGTGTCGACCGCCTTGCGGTCGAGGTCGGACCAATTGAGAGCAGGATCTGTGGCACCCACGTCTGTTGTGCTCCTCGGGCAGGATTGTGGAACCCTTTTCGGCTTGACCCTATCCAGTAGGCCTAAACGTCTGCGCAGCGAACGGCACAGGTGCATACGCTGTGAGCGGACACACGGTTGAAGGGTGTGACGGCGTCCACCCGTGCCGGGTGGCCCGAGCA
Above is a genomic segment from Actinoplanes ianthinogenes containing:
- the tkt gene encoding transketolase, with the protein product MDAVEKAGNGHPGTAMSLAPAAYLLFNRVLRHDPTDPHWAGRDRFVLSCGHSSLTLYIQLFLSGYSLSLDDLKSLRQWDSLTPGHPEYGHTPGVEITTGPLGQGIGNAIGMAMAARRERGLFDPDAAPGQSPFDHHVYAIASDGDIEEGVSHESSAIASVQKLGNLTVIYDDNQISIEDDTRIAKSEDVGARYEAYGWHVQTVDWSGSEPYVEDVEALWNAIQAAKAVTDKPSFIVLKTIIGWPAPKKQNTGKIHGSALGKDEITATKALLGFADEPFAIDDEVVKHAQQAIERGKAAHAEWQQAFDAWAAGNAEGKALFDRLSTRSLPEGWHNALPEFPADEKGLATRAASGKILEALAPVLPELWGGSADLAESNNTTMKGEPSFIPAEYATKEFPGHEYGRTLHFGIREHGMGSILNGIAVHGGTRPYGGTFLVFSDYMRGAVRLSALMKLPVTFVWTHDSIGLGEDGPTHQPIETLTALRAIVGLDVVRPADANETAYAWRGALEHTDRPTALALSRQNLPVVDRTKYASAEGTLKGGYILSEASNSAPKVILIASGSEVAIALTAQERLEAQGTPTRVVSMPCQEWFFQQPVAYQQEVIPNGVKARVTVEAGIRMSWDRILGDSGEAVSIEHYGASAPAKILFEQFGFTADNVVAKANASLARVGEITGHTTGN
- the tal gene encoding transaldolase encodes the protein MTDRLAELSAQGVAVWLDDLSRVRLTSGSLDKMRREQHMVGVTTNPSIFQKALSDADAYDEQVKDLAAQRVTVEEAVRLMTAADVRAAADVLRPAYDASSGVDGRVSIEVDPRKAHETASTIAEAKTLWWLVDRPNVFIKIPATLAGLPAITAVLGAGISVNVTLIFSLERYRAVMDAFLAGLEQAKANGHDLSKIGSVASFFVSRVDSEVDKRLDKIGSDEAKALKGKAAIANARLAYEAYEEVFGTERWTALKEAGAHPQRPLWASTSTKNPDFPDTIYVEELIAPGTVNTMPESVIVAFADHGTVKPNSITDNYADAKKVFADLAAVGIDFDDVVKVLEEEGVEKFDASWKELLEHVDKSLKAGSSV